From Lolium perenne isolate Kyuss_39 chromosome 5, Kyuss_2.0, whole genome shotgun sequence, a single genomic window includes:
- the LOC127300593 gene encoding light-regulated protein, chloroplastic codes for MQAAIGLPAVLPVAARCGRLAARRRSIIVAGTRRLAGGVVRAAPLTGSVEVDYSSNVSVFPMEACDLVGGEACDAAEMYPETKLGDSASAAAASRVPEEVEREYLSYDEAKTVFPGEACDDLGGEFCEAPYQTGVSKE; via the exons ATGCAGGCTGCCATTGGTTTGCCGGCCGTGCTGCCTGTCGCTGCAAGGTGCGGCAGGCTGGCGGCGAGGCGGAGGAGCATCATCGTTGCCGGCACGAGAAGGTTGGCTGGCGGCGTTGTTCGTGCAGCGCCTCTCACAGGGTCGGTGGAAGTAGACTACAGCTCCAACGTCTC GGTGTTTCCGATGGAGGCGTGCGACTTGGTCGGCGGCGAGGCGTGTGACGCAGCGGAGATGTACCCGGAGACCAAGCTCGGCGACTCCGCTTCTGCTGCTGCCgcaagcagggtgccggaggaggtggagagggagtacCTGTCCTACGACGAGGCTAAAAC GGTGTTTCCGGGAGAGGCGTGCGATGATCTGGGTGGCGAGTTCTGCGAGGCGCCCTACCAGACGGGAGTCTCCAAGGAGTAA
- the LOC127300592 gene encoding vacuolar protein sorting-associated protein 60.1, with translation MKKIFGAKKSKEPPPTIQDATNQINKRGESVDEKIRKLDEELSRYKEQIRRTRPGPSQEAIKARAIRLLKHKRMYEEQRNMLYNQTYNLDQVGFAAEGLKDAQQTMNAMKAANKELKGMMKTVKIEDIDNMQDEMTDLMDVSNEVQESLGRSYNIPDDVDEEELMGELDGLEADMEFESAAVPSYLQPDEEADLNLPAAPTYPTAVPVNRHQEDELGLPLVPRASLRS, from the exons ATGAAGAAGATCTTCGGCGCCAAGAAGAGCAAGGAACCGCCCCCCACCATCCAGGACGCCACAAACCAA ATAAACAAGAGGGGGGAGAGCGTGGACGAGAAGATCAGGAAGCTGGACGAGGAGCTGTCCAGGTACAAGGAGCAGATCCGCCGGACCCGGCCGGGGCCCTCGCAGGAGGCCATCAAGGCCCGCGCCATCAGGCTACTCAAGCACAAGCGCATGTACGAGGAGCAGCGCAACATGCTCTACAACCAGACCTACAACCTCGACCAGGTCGGCTTCGCCGCCGAAGGCCTCAAGGACGCCCAGCAGACT ATgaatgctatgaaggcggcaaacaAGGAGCTTAAGGGGATGATGAAAACCGTCAAGATCGAGGATATCGAT AATATGCAAGATGAAATGACGGATCTGATGGATGTGAGCAACGAAGTACAAGAATCTCTCGGTAGAAGCTACAACATCCCCGATGATGTTGATGAGGAAGAGCTAATGGGAG AGCTGGATGGTCTGGAAGCTGATATGGAGTTTGAATCTGCTGCAGTCCCGTCATATCTTCAGCCAGACGAGGAAGCTGATCTTAACTTGCCCGCTGCACCGACTTATCCTACAGCAGTTCCAGTAAACAGGCACCAG GAGGATGAGCTAGGACTGCCACTGGTACCTCGAGCATCACTCCGTAGTTAG